From the Borrelia puertoricensis genome, one window contains:
- a CDS encoding DUF3276 family protein has product MGERGEVYSDKLFTNSDRTYFFNVKENRKGDYFLNIVESKRNVNGDFERHSVFVYEENIEEFESNLLRAISVVKKKISKNSVTRGEYHNDFDRHKERSKNGNLSFDRNYRFSDKFRDDNN; this is encoded by the coding sequence ATGGGCGAGAGAGGGGAAGTATATTCTGATAAGTTATTTACAAATTCTGATAGAACTTATTTTTTTAATGTCAAAGAAAATAGAAAGGGCGATTATTTTTTGAATATTGTAGAGAGTAAGAGAAATGTTAATGGAGATTTTGAGAGACATTCAGTTTTTGTTTATGAAGAAAATATTGAAGAATTTGAGTCAAATTTATTAAGAGCTATTTCTGTGGTTAAGAAAAAAATTTCTAAGAATTCGGTTACAAGAGGGGAATATCATAATGATTTTGATCGACACAAAGAAAGGAGTAAAAACGGCAATCTTAGTTTTGACAGGAATTATCGTTTTTCAGACAAATTTAGAGATGATAATAACTAA
- a CDS encoding queuosine precursor transporter, protein MNNEILWFIMLICIYSVLIIIYKLFGKKGLFAWVTSSVIIANIQVLKQISIFGFNATLGNIIYASSYVATDILSEFYGRKTSKKAVYIGFISFIAFAFMTNIQLYFSTSSSDIYLKNLESIFSSIPILLTASIIAYIISQLNDIYLYQFIKDKFPKFLFIRSNGSTLVSELIDTIIFISIVTYFNIFPKEAYLDIVISTYFIKGFAGILGTPFIYIAKSVYQNKKNSI, encoded by the coding sequence TTGAATAATGAAATTTTATGGTTCATTATGCTAATCTGTATTTATTCAGTTCTAATTATTATATACAAACTTTTTGGAAAAAAGGGATTGTTCGCATGGGTAACATCATCTGTCATTATCGCAAATATTCAAGTTTTAAAGCAAATCTCAATATTTGGATTTAATGCTACACTTGGTAATATTATTTATGCTTCATCATATGTTGCAACAGATATTTTATCAGAATTTTATGGTCGAAAAACTTCAAAAAAAGCAGTTTATATTGGATTTATAAGCTTCATAGCTTTTGCATTCATGACAAATATTCAACTTTATTTTTCAACAAGTAGTTCCGATATATATTTAAAAAACCTAGAAAGCATTTTTTCTTCAATTCCAATTCTATTAACTGCATCAATTATCGCATATATCATATCTCAACTAAATGACATATACCTATACCAATTTATTAAAGATAAATTCCCAAAATTCTTATTTATAAGAAGCAACGGCTCAACATTAGTAAGCGAGCTAATAGATACAATAATCTTTATAAGTATTGTAACATATTTTAATATATTTCCAAAAGAAGCTTATTTAGATATAGTAATCTCCACATATTTCATTAAAGGATTTGCAGGCATACTAGGAACTCCTTTCATTTACATTGCAAAAAGTGTATATCAAAACAAAAAAAATTCAATATAA